CATCTCTTGATTTATTGTTTTGGTAGAAACCATCTTTTCGTGGCAGGCCGCGAGGGACTCGAACCCCCAACCGGCGGATTTGGAATCCGCAACTCTACCAATTGAGCTAGCGACCTAATTCCCCCCCTGAAAAGATATTATTCCAAAATTTCCGAAACAACGCCCGCGCCTACGGTATGACCGCCTTCACGAATCGCAAAACGAAGTTCCTTATCCATCGCAATCGGCGTGATCAAATCCACCGTGATGGTCACGTTATCACCCGGCATAACCATTTCCGAGC
The Myxococcaceae bacterium genome window above contains:
- the tuf gene encoding elongation factor Tu (EF-Tu; promotes GTP-dependent binding of aminoacyl-tRNA to the A-site of ribosomes during protein biosynthesis; when the tRNA anticodon matches the mRNA codon, GTP hydrolysis results; the inactive EF-Tu-GDP leaves the ribosome and release of GDP is promoted by elongation factor Ts; many prokaryotes have two copies of the gene encoding EF-Tu) → SEMVMPGDNVTITVDLITPIAMDKELRFAIREGGHTVGAGVVSEILE